CCTTTCGTTTGGAGTTAGGAAAGTGGAGGGGGGAATATTTCCCCCTGCCCCTTCAGGTATTATAATACTTTCAGCCTTTTGTGTTTGACAATACCATTTAAGAGGAAGAGAGGTAAAACCATGATAGCGCATATCTTGTTCACGGGCATGTTAACCTTCGGCGGATTCGATCTCTCATCCTACGAGGGTGGAGCGAAGGATGCCACTGAGGCGATTCAGGGGATGCTCGATAAGGCAGGCGAGAAGGGCGGCGGGGAGGTCTTTTTGCCCGCCGGGAGATATAGAATTGAGGGGAGCTTGCGGGTTCCTCCGGGTGTGACGCTGACCGGCACGTGGCGGTCACCCCATCATTCTGAAGGATTACGGGGAACGGTTCTGCTCGCATATGGAGGTCGGGGCGATCAGAGTGGTCCCGCCCTCATAGAGCTCAGCCCGTCATCTGCCGTCAGGGGACTGACGATCCTCTATCCGGAGCAGACCGTTCCGGAGGTCATCCCGTATCCACCGGCGATTCGGGGCAGTGGAATGCACTCGTCCGTTATGGACGTCACCCTCGTCAACTCTTACATCGGAATCGATTTCAACCGTCCTCACGAGCTACACTACATCCGAAACGTCTTCGGCTGTCCCCTGAGAATCGGCGTCATCATAGATGGATGCACCGATATAGGAAGGGTTGAAAACGTCCATTTCAACCCCCATTACTGGGCCAGATCCGGTGCTCAGAACGTCCCCGATTGGAAGGCGCTCTTGAGATATATCTGGGAAAACTGCGAGGCGTTCGTGATAGGACGATCCGACTGGGAGTATCATCTGAACACCTTCAGCTATGGCTGCCATATCGGCTATCACTTCGTTAAGAGTGAGCACGGCGCATGCAACGGCAACTTCCTGGGGATAGCCGCCGATTGGGCTTGGCGGGCGCTTTTGGTGGAACAGACTCAGAGACCCGGCCTGCTCATAACCAACGGCGAATGGGTTGGAGGAGAGGGTTCAGATGCGATGATTGAGGTCGCGGAGGGGAACGAAGGGGTCATTCAGCTTTCCAACTGCAGCTTCTGGGGCCCGGCCGAACGTATAGCGTTGATAGCCGGAAGGGGCGTGGTGACCTTCTCCCAATGCAACTTCTGCCAATGGGACCACAGCAAACGTGGATATCCGGCCATAGAGGCCGTGGGCGGCTCCCTCATCGTCCAGGGTTCGACCTTCTGGCTCGATAAAGCCCATCTCCTGCTTTCCGGCGATCTGAAGTCGGCGATCGTAAACGGCAACCTCTTCAGGGGAGAGCCCAGGATCGAAAACCGAGGCGATGCCGATCTTCAGGTTGGGCTTAATTCATCGATGAAATAAGGAAAGAGGATGAGATCGTGATTCCGGCGTCATATGTCAAGGCTGTCGTTATCGCCGTATTGCTGATCGGCATATCGAAAACCGGGTGGGGTTTCGATATCCTCTCCTCCGCCCGTTTGAGGCCCGGCGAAAGGCATGTGATCCGTTTCGATGCGCCGCGCACGCCCACCGGACTGGAGGTGGTTCTCATGCTCAAGGCACGGCTTGATAATCCTAAAGTGGCGGGTTACAACGCGGCATCGCGTCTGTGGCTCAACGGCAGACCGATCGGCGGCAAGCGATTGTTAGATCGACCTCAGATCATGACGATAGCGGACGGGAGAGCGTTGTCCGCAGCTCAGATCGACAACCTTTATGTTCCCTACGCGCCCGATTTTGAGGCGACGGATAGAGATCCGAGCTATGCGCTGCGTGGCGTCAAAGCATGTCAATTTACGCTGCGCGTCACCGACCTGCTGAGGGAAGGGGAGAACGAGCTGGTTATTCAGAACGCCGGACGCGGCGGCATCAAACATGTGCTTGTCATAGCGGACGGTCGGATCGAATATCGGGCTCCCGTCAAGCCGAAACCGGAGACGAAGGTTGCATTTCCCCCGCTTCGTGGAGACCGGCTCCATCAGCAACTGTGTCCGCTCGCACCTCTTCACGCCCATCGTTCTCGGCGATCATCTGACGGAGCGAAACGAGACCGACGCATACCGGACGATGCTCCGGGCGCTCGATTACGGCTGCGTCTACTACTGGTATCATGACCTGCAGGTCGGTATCCCGGCTCATTATCACCTGACCCGATATATGTTCCCGATCGCCCCGATCGAATTACACGAGGGCTTCATCATCGGCGAGGAGCGCATCGTCACCAACCGCAGCGGTCTGTTCGGGTGGAACGATGCCTCAGAACGTGAGGTTCACGTGTTCGACGACGAGGGACGAGAGGTGGAGCGAAAGTTAGCGTCGCGCTACGCGAAGCTCATCGAGCGTGACGGAAAAACCTTCACCGAACTGCGTCTTCCGGAGGGGTGGAGCGCGGCGATCATTCGGAGGAGATGATGACCTAAGGTGAGGTGTAGATCATGGGGAAGCTCAGCTTAGGGGTTTTCCGCGTGGACGTCACGCCGCCGGTGGGGCATCCGCTATGCGCGGGATGGACGAATCCCGTCGTGGGTGTTTCCGACCCGCTGTACGCCTTAGGCGTGGTATTGGTCGGCGATGACGATCCCATCGTGCTTTGCGCCGTGGACTGGTGTGAGATCAGCAACGGCGACCATATCCAATGGCGCGAGGCGCTTGCAAAAGCCGCTGATACTATCCCCGATAGGGTGGCTGTACAGTGTATCCATCAACATAACGCGCCGTGGCCCGATCATATGGCTGAGGAGCTTGTCATCCATTACGATGTGCCGATGCACGTGATGGATATCGCGTGGTGCGAAAGAGCGCTTGAGCGGGTTGCGGATGCGGTACGCGGAACGTTGCACACAACTCAGCCCGTCACACATATCGACATCGGGCAGGCGAAGGTGGAGAAGGTCGCCTCCAATCGGCGCGTCCTCGGAGCCGACAGCAGGGTGAAGGCCGTCCGCTGGACGGCGTGTAAGGATCCCGCTGTGCGCGCCGAGCCGGAGGGATTGATCGATCCGTATCTCAAGACGGTGAGGTTCTGGAACGGCGAACAGAAGCTGGCGGCGCTGCATTACTACGCCGTACACCCGTGTAGTTACTACGGCGATGGATGGGTGACGAGCGATTTCGTCGGCTTAGCGCGCGAACGACGCACACGGGAGGAGGACGTGCCACATATCTACTTCACGGGCTGCGCGGGGAACGTCACACCGGGCAAGTATAACGACGGCTCGCCCGAAAATCGTCCCGTCCTGACCGATCGGATTTACAGGGCGATGGTGGCCTCTGAGGAAAAGGCCGAGCGGGTACCCGCGGATGAGTTGGAATGGCGTGTGAAGGGCGTTGTGCTGCCGCCGCGCGAGGATCTGAATGAGCCTACGCTGCTGGCGAAGATCACTGATCCCGCTCAATCGGTCAAGGAGCGCATTCGCGCCGCATTACAGATGGCATACCTGCGGCGGTCATCGATCCCCATCTCCCTGACATGTCTTCACATCGGCGGTCGCGTCTGCCTGTTACATCTGCCCGGCGAGGCGTTCGTGGAATATCAGCTCTTCGCCCAAGAGCAACGTCCCGATCTCTTCGTGGCCGTCGCGAGCTACGGCGACTGCGGCACGGGCTATATACCGCTGGCGAAATCGTTCGCCGAGGGCGGTTACGAGCCGACGGACGCCTTCGTGTCACCCGAAGCGGAGGGGATACTGAAGGAGGCGATAGCGTCTCTGGTTCAATGATCGGACGCTATGAGCGGCGATCAGTCACAGCCGATGGATGATCTCGAGGGCCTTCCGTTCATAAATCTTCTGCCATTCCGGGGCCAGCAGGCATTCCGTCACTTCATAACCGCCCCTGTCATAAGCATCGGCTGGTGGACCATAGTGTATGTAGCCGTTGGAGAAAGGCACGATGAAGGTGTACTTGTAAGGCGAGGCCTTTTTGATATTCAAGCCGATTTCGATGAGCAGCTCCGCCGGGGATGTGATCAACACACAGTCGCCGATCCTGATGCCCTGCACTTCCGCCGATATGGTCGGCGAACCCGATTCCTCGTTGATCGCCTGATGTTTCTCCAGCGTGGCGATTTTGTCCTGGATCCTCGCCAGCCTTTCCATGGCGCGGATGTTATTGAGATACTTGTCGATCTGTCGACTGTTCCAGGCGTCCATGGCCACGAGATCATCGCTGCCTACTTTCTCGGCCTGTAGATAGCGGTAGGAATGGTGCAGCGGATAGTCGGGATGGAGGGCGTATTGGATATACAGCGGGAGAAACGTCTTGAAGTTTAAACTCGTGGATCGCAGTGACCTCAGCACAATAGGACTCCTTTACGCGATAAAAGGAGCAGGCCAAAAAGCATTCTACAGATGGTTCAAGAGGGATTATCTTCATCTCTTCCCTCATCTTCCTGAAAGGACAAGACTTTTCAGGTTGTTCAAGACACATTTCAATTGGACAGAACGGTTCATGGCAGACCCCACCATCATGGGAGTAGCTGATAGCTACGGCATAGAGTTCATCCATCCCATAAGGGAAGGAAGAAGCAAAAGACAGATTTATCCCTCTTATCCAGAAATTCGATGGAAGAATGATAATTCTGGTTGATACAAGCTTCCACTCCCGCGATGGTGACCCTCCAAATATGAAAGTTTGCAAGGGAGGTCAGTGGAACGTGAGGATGTTGATTGGGATTGTCCTTTCCATGCTGAGCCAAGTGTGTCACATAAAGGAACTCCCTCACAGGGTGTGGCTGTATTTCAAAGCTCACTTGGCTTACATAATGGCTGCTTTCAACATCTTGGCTCTGTGGAATGGGTTGGAAGCTGATGAGAATGGATTCGTTCATCTCTCTATCGCCCGTTCCTGCCTATAACTAGCACCATTGGTTACTAAATCATACAATCATTGAAAAGCCCTCGCCGGGTGGTCGAGTGAACGTCGAGGTAATTTGACATCCCACTAATGCCGATGTAATATAACAGGTGAAGGTGACAGATTAAGTGAACGGGGTCTGTGCAGAAAAATCTACACCGTATGTGATCCGTGCCGGATTTATCCACCTTAAGCTTGGCACATTGATTGCTTTATGAAAGATAAACGCTCATATTATCGCTGAGTGTAGCAGAGATTTTTAAAGCTACCGTCCGCTGCTTATAGGTCATTTTATCGTCATTTGTAGTCATTAATGACGGCGAAGCCAAATGACTTAATGACTACAAATGACAGCTGATCTATGGACGGCGGACAATTAGCCATAGATAGTACGGGCGAAAAATCTTTCGCCCCTACTCAAGGGAAATAAGAACGAGAATAAAAATTTAGGAGGTTGATCCGGTGATGAAACGCGTATGTCTTTTGGTTATGATCATGCTGACGGTTTTTCTCTCCTCCGGTTTTCACCATGCCTCGGCGGAGGGATATGCCGTCTTGGTCGGGATAAACGACTACATGTATATAACACCCAAACTGAATTTCTGCGAGAACGATGTGAAGGCGTTCAAGCAAATCCTGATCGAGAAGGCGGGGTTTAAGCCGCAGAACATAAAGGTGCTGCTGAGCAAAGATGCCACCAAGGTGAATATAATGAAAGCCATAACTCAGTGGCTCGCCGACAGGGTGAAACCTGGAGATAAGACCATCTTCTACTTCAGTGGACATGGCGTACAACTTTCGGACGATAACGGCGATGAGGCGGATGGGAAGGATGAAGTGCTGTGTGCCTATGATTCAGCATTGTACGATATAACCTTCATAAGGGATGATGAGCTGGATAGATGGTTCCATAAGATAAACACCACCGATAAAATCGTCGTTCTGGATTGTTGCCACTCCGGCACAGCCACCAAGGACGCCTCCATATGGAACACGGTCAAGGAGTATTACCCGGACCCGAAAAACCCGATCAAACACGTCACGGGGAAGGAGCTGGAGAAATTCAAGGATTACATCGATGAGGATTACCTCGCGTCGGCTAAGGGTCTAACCGGATTCAGGGAAACCTTTGAGAACACGGTTCTGGTCTCGGCCTGTGATGCGAATCAGGTCGCCGTCGAATCGCAGAAGGTGGGACACGGCCTGTTGACCTATTATCTGACGAAAGGATTGGCGGGGCCCGCGGATCTCAACAAAGACGGCGTTATCACGGTGGAGGAGGCAGCTACCTTCGCCAGAAAACACATCAAATCGGATGGATATGAGCAGGACCCTCAGCTTGAGGGCGATTATGTCGGGAAGAGCTTCGTCGGAGCTGTGGAGACGACCATACCGTACGGCCTGGTTAAGTCCGTATCCGGCAAAACGGTAAAGCTCAGCCTGGGGAAGAAGGACGATATGGTCGAGGGATCGATCTACACGATCTTCCCATCCGATGCCACCCAGCTCACAAGCCAGGGCAAGGGCAAGGTGAAGATCGTCTCCCTCTCCGAGAACGAATCGCTCGCCACGCTGATAGACGGCGCCGTCTCTCAGGGCGATAAAGCCGTTTTGTACGCAAAACCGATCACCTCCTCTAAACTCCTCATCTACCTCGAAGACCCGATAACCGATGAGGACTCACCGCTTTTCAAGAGGTTCGCGGGACAGCTCAAATCTGCCATGACCTCATCGCTTAAGAAACAAAGGTTCATTCAACTGGTTGACCGTAACGTCGTGCCCGATAAGTTCATCAAAACCTGGATCTCCAAGACCGACGGCGGCAAGATGCTAAAGGTAAGGATGAAGGTCATAAACGTGAACCTGAACAAGTCGTGGCAACCCTACGAGATAAAATCCTCACCTGGCAAGCTCGCTGAAGCAGGCAGGAAGCTGATCGAGAAGGCGACCGAGGACGAGCTGAAAATGGGATACGTCCTGAAAAACCTCATCGCCATTAAAAACCCCGCTCAAGCGTTCAAGATCAATCTTTCAGTGGATAAAGAGGTCTATAAGATCGGCGATACGGTCAAAATCACGGTTCAACCGGAGCGAGATTGTTATATAACCGTCCTCGACATAACCACCAGCGGAAAGGCCTACGTGCTTTTCCCGAATCAGTATGAGAAGGAGAACCTGGTAAGGGCAGGCCAGCGATTTACCATACCATCGGTAGGGGATTACGAGATCGAGGTGGGAGGCCCTCCGGGGATCGAGATGGTGAAGGTAATAGCTACGACGAAACCGTTGGATCTCAGTTCGCTCAATCCGGATGATCCAAACTCTCCGATCAAGTTTTTCTCCTCGGATAACCTCTTCCAGCTGGTCGATCTGCCGACCAAAGATCTCAACCTCGTCCCCGTTAATCAATGGGCGACCGAATCCGTCACCTTCAAGATAGGCGAGAGGAACATATACAAGGAGGAACGCGAGCCCCTGATCCTGCCCATGCTTGAATAATCCGGGCACATAATGTAAAATAGCGTCCGCCAAATCTCTCCGAGGAGGGAATTACCGCATGCCAGAGGACGCAATCGAAGCTGAGGTGATCGGTACAGAGGAATTTTACCCTCATACCGCTTCTCCAGGCGAAGAGGTGAAACTGTATAGACGTTTGGAGGATATGTACAAACCCAACGCTATAGCCGTGTTGAATCAGAAGGACGAACCTATAGGATACCTCGATCCATCGATCGCCGAGGAGATATTGGTGAAGATGAAAGAGGGGATCAAATTCAGGTGCGTTGTGACGGGCAAGGAAGAGGATGATAAGATCCTGATACGTATCTTTGAACTGGGGAAACCCGAGATCGAGCCCGCCTACCCGGGGGAAGAGGAGCTGGAGGAACTGCTGCTGGAAGAAGAGGAGGATGAAGAGGAGGAACTGGACGTGTTAAACATATCGGCCGTGCCCATCGTTGAGATAGATACCGAGGATGTACCCATCCCCATCGAGGAGATCGAAGGGGAAGAAGAGTAACGATGCGTGATAAGGTTTTAATAGTCGATGACGAGCAAAACGTATGTCAATCCCTGAAGGACGTCCTGGAGGACGAGGGGTATCAGGTGGAAATTGCGTTCAGCGGCGAGGAGGCTCTGGAGAAAATACCGGAGTTCCACCCCGATGTCGTCCTCCTGGACGTCCTTATGCCAGCTGGGATCGACGGAATTGAGACATTGAAACGGATCAAAGATGAATGGCCCTCCATAGCCGTGGTGATGATCTCCGCCCACGGCACGATCGATATGGCCCTGAAGGCGATCGAGCTTGGGGCTGTGGATTTCATCGAAAAACCACCTCATCTCGAAAGATTACTCGCTAGAATCCGTCAGACCGTAGAGCGTCGCAAACTGGAGATGCAGCATAGGATCATCATGGATGAATTGAAGCAGCACAGGATCATCGCTGCCAGTCGACCGATGAGAAAAGTGATCGAAACCGTCGAGAGAGTCGCACCTACCAGCGCATATGTCCTCATAACAGGGGAAAGCGGAACCGGCAAGGAATTGATAGCGAGGGCCATCCATAACCTCAGCCCGCGGAAAGGATATCCCTTCGTTGAGGTCAACTGCGCCGCCATACCCAAGGATCTGATAGAAGCCGAGTTGTTCGGCCATGAGAAAGGTGCCTTTACCGGAGCGATCGCTCGTAAGGAAGGGAAGTTCGAACTGGCCGATAAGGGGACGCTCTTCCTGGACGAGGTCGGCGATATGTCACCTCAAACTCAGGCTAAGGTGCTCAGGGCGATAGAAACCCAAAGGTTCCAGAGGGTGGGCGGAACCAAGTGGATCAAAGTTGACGTCCGCATAATCGCCGCAACAAACAAAAACCTCAAGGAGGAGATGGCGAAGGGAAATTTCCGCGAGGACCTCTACTATAGGCTGAACGTCGTGCCGATATATATCCCACCGCTTCGGGACCGGCCCGAAGATATCCCTCCTCTAGTTAACCACTTCCTCGCCATCTTCTGCCGACAGAACAAAAAACCGATCAAGAAACTGTCGGACGAGGCGATGGAGGTGTTCACCAGGTATAGATGGCCCGGAAATGTGAGGGAACTGAGAAACCTGATCGAGAGACTAGTGATACTCTCAGACTCACAGGTCATCGGGGTGGACGACCTGCCGGATGAACTGTTCGAGGCCGATTCAATCCAACCCTCATTTGAGGGTAAAACCCTGCGTGAGGCCAGAATAGCCTTCGAGAGGGAATTCATACTGAGAAAATTGGAGGAACATGACTGGAACGTAACCGAAACGGCCAGGGAGCTGGGAATTGAGAGGACAAATCTTCATAGAAAGATCAAGCAGTACGGGATTAGGAGGTCGAAAGGCTGAGAGGTTATATCTGACCCTCATTTTTCTGTTCTTTTTAAACCCACCGGCCTCCTTCGCTGTCCTCAGCACCCCTTACACGGTCACGGCGGAGAGAGAGCTTTCCAAAACGCCTATCCTTCCCAGACCCACTGCCAATGTATATATCCCCATAGGACACATCAGAGTATACAAACGCATGTATGTATATGGACCGCCTGAGGGTTTGGCCATCTGTCGATCGAAACATATCATCGTTAAACCTATAAATGTATTTGTTACCTCCAAGATCAAAGGGGGAGCGGAAGTCACTAAGGTGAGTTTTCGGCTCGAGGTGAAGGTGGAGGCTCAGGCACAGCCGGGAACGTATTACGCACCTATATACTTCAGGAAGCTACCCGACGGCACGACAGAGGCTATGGAGATCAGGATCGTCGTGACGAAGAAGGAATACGTTCCGACCCACGTGAAAGTGGAAAAGGCCGTGAGAGCGGTGATGGGTATCCTTGCCCTTACCTTCATAGGGTTGGTCGGATTGGGGGTCATAGGATATCTGATCGTAAGATTCCTCAGAGCCTCCGAACCTCTAGAGGAAGAGGATGGCGAGGAAGAGGAGATCCAGCCTGAGGATGAGGAACAGGATGAGAAAAAAATGATTGAATAAAGGTTCAAATCGTATTATAATTATAATGTATGGAAGATTAAAACTCACGAAGAACAGGGGTCGGTTATGCTGAAGGAATTAGCAGAGTACATCGTTAAGGCTATAGTCGATTATCCAGACCAGGTCCAGATTAACGAGCTTGAGAGCGCCAGAAGCACGGTGCTGGAACTGAGGGTCGCTCCCGAGGATATAGGCCACGTTATAGGGAAAAACGGCCGAATGATAAACTCGATAAGGACGATCCTGAGCGGCGCCGCTGCTAAGATCGGCAAGAGGG
Above is a genomic segment from Candidatus Poribacteria bacterium containing:
- a CDS encoding caspase family protein; translated protein: MKRVCLLVMIMLTVFLSSGFHHASAEGYAVLVGINDYMYITPKLNFCENDVKAFKQILIEKAGFKPQNIKVLLSKDATKVNIMKAITQWLADRVKPGDKTIFYFSGHGVQLSDDNGDEADGKDEVLCAYDSALYDITFIRDDELDRWFHKINTTDKIVVLDCCHSGTATKDASIWNTVKEYYPDPKNPIKHVTGKELEKFKDYIDEDYLASAKGLTGFRETFENTVLVSACDANQVAVESQKVGHGLLTYYLTKGLAGPADLNKDGVITVEEAATFARKHIKSDGYEQDPQLEGDYVGKSFVGAVETTIPYGLVKSVSGKTVKLSLGKKDDMVEGSIYTIFPSDATQLTSQGKGKVKIVSLSENESLATLIDGAVSQGDKAVLYAKPITSSKLLIYLEDPITDEDSPLFKRFAGQLKSAMTSSLKKQRFIQLVDRNVVPDKFIKTWISKTDGGKMLKVRMKVINVNLNKSWQPYEIKSSPGKLAEAGRKLIEKATEDELKMGYVLKNLIAIKNPAQAFKINLSVDKEVYKIGDTVKITVQPERDCYITVLDITTSGKAYVLFPNQYEKENLVRAGQRFTIPSVGDYEIEVGGPPGIEMVKVIATTKPLDLSSLNPDDPNSPIKFFSSDNLFQLVDLPTKDLNLVPVNQWATESVTFKIGERNIYKEEREPLILPMLE
- a CDS encoding sigma-54-dependent Fis family transcriptional regulator yields the protein MRDKVLIVDDEQNVCQSLKDVLEDEGYQVEIAFSGEEALEKIPEFHPDVVLLDVLMPAGIDGIETLKRIKDEWPSIAVVMISAHGTIDMALKAIELGAVDFIEKPPHLERLLARIRQTVERRKLEMQHRIIMDELKQHRIIAASRPMRKVIETVERVAPTSAYVLITGESGTGKELIARAIHNLSPRKGYPFVEVNCAAIPKDLIEAELFGHEKGAFTGAIARKEGKFELADKGTLFLDEVGDMSPQTQAKVLRAIETQRFQRVGGTKWIKVDVRIIAATNKNLKEEMAKGNFREDLYYRLNVVPIYIPPLRDRPEDIPPLVNHFLAIFCRQNKKPIKKLSDEAMEVFTRYRWPGNVRELRNLIERLVILSDSQVIGVDDLPDELFEADSIQPSFEGKTLREARIAFEREFILRKLEEHDWNVTETARELGIERTNLHRKIKQYGIRRSKG
- a CDS encoding KH domain-containing protein, with product MLKELAEYIVKAIVDYPDQVQINELESARSTVLELRVAPEDIGHVIGKNGRMINSIRTILSGAAAKIGKRASLELVD